Within Candidatus Saccharibacteria bacterium, the genomic segment TATGCCGCTCTGCGACGCACTGTTCAAAAAGTTGCGCTTCACTTACGTACTAAGTCGGGCAAAAAACACGTTGGAGAAATCATTGTCGGTGTTGATGTGCCACACGCCCACGTGCACCTTATTCCATTTAACACAGCCGATCAACTTGATGTAGCGTTCCATAAGTCAAGTCTGGAACCGGATCATGTCGCACTCGCTGTAATGGCCAAAAAATTACGTATGGAGGATGAATTATGAACCCGGTTTTAATAGCTTTTATATTTGCGCTTGGCGCAGGGACATGGGCATATACCAAGTTGCAGCAAAGAACAGGCTACGGCAATAGCAAAACTGCCCTAAAGGGCGCAGCTGTGACTGGTGGTATTGCCTTCGTTGTTGTTCTTACCGTCGCTCTCACCTTCTTATAATGTTTGCTCGTACAAAGTATTAATTGCCGGCTAGCCCGACTTTGTACTACGCAATCTAGTCGCAAATGGTAACAAATGTGTTGCAACCGCGACATAATTGTTACCATGTTTGGATCAAGGGATAGGGGCTGAAGTGCTGCGCCTTTTTAGGCGACGGGCTGAAGAGATGCGTATATGGCTGCAATCGACTCTTCCGGTTGGTATGATTGGAATTTCATAGTGTTCCACCCCTGGCCACCTGCTGCAACCAAGTTGGGACGGTCATCATCTATCAAAAGTAGCTGGTTGGGGGCAAGCCTCGTTTTCTCTGCAGCAATTTGGTATATTCGTTCTTCCGGTTTCATGGCGTGTACCACCGAAGAATCGATAATAATTTCGTAATTCGCTGAGGGCAACAAGCCACGATCTAGCATTGGTTGAATCAGCCCGGGCATGGTGTTTGTCAAAATGCCGACGCGGTAGTTTTCTGATACCCAGGCAACCAGCTCGTTCATGCCGGGCATTGCCTCTTGGGCATCGAGGTAGTATTGGTACCAGTCAACTATTATTCCAAGTCTCTCAGCTAGTGCTGTGTTCAGCTCGTCAACAGTTTTTTCACCTCGACAAACTGCATCGTTATGCTGCCAAAAAAACGTTTCTACTGTGTCTGGTGACGCCCCGCTCTCTTCAGCAAGTTTGGCGAATGCTTTGCCAATACCGCGCACCAGGCAGCCGTTCATATCGAAGTAGACAAACTGGACGCCGTTTACAGATGTTCGCTTTTCGACTGGTTTTTTAGGACGGTTGCTAACATCAGCCAGAAGTTCGTCGAGCGTCACACCAAGGGTTGTGGCGATTTGCTGGATGGTAAATACTGAGGGAGCTTTTATTGCCCCTCTCTCTATTTTGGCGAGTGTGGAGTAGCTTAAACCAGAACGCTGGCATAAACTTTGTTGTGTAAACCCCGCTGCTCGTCGTGCGTGCTGCACGACTGCCCCCAACCGTTTTTCATCCATATGACCCTATTGTACTAGCTACGCAACTATTTGACTAGCCACATAAGGCACTTCGCAGTGACTATTTACTGTATTTTTATCAGGAAGCAAAATCTGAACTAAGCGTTACACTTTTCTCAGCCGAGCTCGGCAAAGCGGCGCTGTTCAACTTGTAGCCGCTCTAGCGTAGCTTCGGCGTCAGCGAGCTGCGATTTGGTTTCCGTCACGATTTCTTTTGGTGCATGTTTCACGTAGTTTTCATTTGCTAGTCGTCCTTTTAGGCTGGCTATGCGCTGCAACTCTTCACCTATTCGAACAACAAGCTTCTCGAGGTGGGCGTGTGCTACTGACGCATCGACGTCCAACCAGCAACGATATGATGTGCTGGTCAGGTGAAGCCCTGAGCCGTCGCTTACCTCAAGCACTTCTGCAAGCCCAGCCAAGCGGGCAATAAGCTCGGCATTTGCCGCCAGGAATGGTACGTCCGTGTAGTATAGCTGTGGTTTTCTTAAACCTAGGTCACGCACAAGCTCACGTGTCTCGGTTACAATAGCCATTACATTTTCAAAGTTTGTCGCTGCCTCTTTATGGGTGCGAACGCCCTTTGGCCAGGGCTGGTTCGCCAACACACTTACGCCCGTCCAGGGTATAACTTGCCAAATTGTTTCTGTGACAAACGGGGCAAACGGGTGTGCCAGCTTCAGAATATTCTCGAGCACAAAAGGTAGCACTTCCCCGCCCTTTTCGTTTTTGCTAGCTTCAATGTACCAATCGGCGACATCATCCCACACAAAGTGGTATAGCGCATCGTACGCTTCGCTAAACCGGTACGCGTCTAAATGATTCGATATTATCTTTGTAGTATGTTGTAACTTGCTCAACACCCAATGTTCGGCGTCGGTTTTAGGCTCGGGGTTTGGCAGTTCAGTTTTGTCGCCTACTCTATCAAGCGTATAGCGTGCTATGTTCCATAGCTTGTTGCAGAAATTTCGGTTGGCCTCAATTTTCCCCCAACCCCAATTCTGGTCATTTCCAGGGGTCACACCCATAATGAGTGCCATACGCAGGGCGTCAGTTCCGTATTTTGGAATAACATCGAGCGGGTCAATAATGCTTTCCGGTCGGCTTTTGCTCATTTTTTTACCGTCTTCGGCGCGGATGAGGCCGTGCAAATAAACGGTTCGGAATGGCACCTCACCGGTCATAAATGTCGTAGAAAGAACCATGCGCGCAACCCAGAAAAACAGGATATCCCAACCAGTTTCCATGACAGATGTCGGATGGTATGCTCGAAAATCTTGGCTTTGTTTGAGAAGATCATCAAACGGTATGGTTAAGTCTTGAGCAAGTTCCGCGTCAACAAGCGTGCTCCATGTCCAAAGCGCTGAGCTAAACCAGGTGTCGAGTGTATCGGGGTCTTGCTCCCACTCGTGCCAGCCTTCGCTTTCGTCGGTGGGTGGCTGAAGACCAACATATGTCTCCATTTTTCCGTCTGTGTCGGTGCGGTACCAAGCCGGTATACGGTGTCCCCACCATATTTGGCGGCTAATACACCAGTCGCGAAGGTTATCTATCCAGTGGAAGTAGATTTTCTCAAACCGTTTAGGTATGATTTCGATGTCACCGTCATGTATGACTGACTGCATGACTTCTTTTAGACTCCTCTGCTTCCCTTTCCAGTCGACAGCCGGCTTATTGACATCCACAAACCATTGTAAGCGCACTTGCGGCTCAATAATCCCCTTCCCTCGTTCGTTGAAGGCGACATTGTGCACGTAGTTTTCGTCTATGCCGACCAAAAGCCCTTTGTGTTTTAATTTTTCGACAATCTTTGATCGAGCTTCTGCAATATCCATGCCTGTAAACTCACCGGCAATAGGCAGGAGTTTCCCGTGAAAATCGATGATTTGTTCTTTGTCTAGCCCATGTCGCTCAGCCATGTCGAAGTCGACCTGGCTATGCCATGGGGTGATGGTCATTACTCCAGTGCCGAAGGCTGGGTCCACCGCTTCATCTTTGATAACTGTTGCGCGAATTGGACCGTTTATCCACTCTACATCTAGTGTGTCGCCGTGTTTGTACTGAGCGTAACGCTCGTCATCTGGGTGCATGACGACGTATTTGTCGCCAAATTTTGTCTCTGGCCGTGCCGTGCCAATTTCAAAAGGTCCGTACCGGAATGTATAAAACTTACCCTTTTCTTCACCATAAACAACTTCGTCATCTGATACATTTGTTTCCAAATTTGGATCCCAGTTTACAATACGATGACCCCTGTAAATAATGCCCGTATCGTACATCTTCACAAACGTTTCATTGACGCAGCGGTTCAAGGCATCGTCCAGTGTATAGCGCAGCCTAGACCAATCACAACTTGACCCCATTGCTCGCATTTGCCCAAGCATGGTTCCCCTGCTCTGTTCGACAAAATCGCGAGTTTTACTCAGGAAGGCTTCTCGACCGATGTCATGTTTTGTCCGGCCTTCGTCGGCCAGTTGCTTTTCGATGATAGCATTGACAGGCAATGCCGCATGGTCGGTACCCGGTAGCCATAGCACGTCCTTGCCCTGTTGTCGCTGGTAGCGTGCCATGATGTCTTGCAAGGTTAAAAATAGTGCGTGACCCAGGCTAAGCGTGCCGGTTTCGTTTGGCGGCGGCATGGCGATAGAAAATTTCTCTTTTTTGCTCGATGGGTCAGCCACGAACACCCCGCCCTGTTCCCACAGCGCGTATATATCGTTCTCATACTCTCCTGGTTCGTATACTTTTGGTAATTGCATTTCACCATTGTACCACCTCTGTTCTAAAAGGCGTATATTTGATAATGTTCTTCTACAATAATTCACGAAAACCACTCACAATTTGTTACCGTATGAACTATGATGCTTACCCACTTCGATATAACTCGTCTGAGTCACCCTGGGCTCTTGCCTATAATGCTCGGCGCCCCCACCAGCTACCAGCTGTAGCACTAGAGCGTGGCGCAATTGGTGAGTGCATAACCTACGAAATATACCAACAAACTCTGTGTGGTTACTCCGGGTAGGACTTGCTTTACATGCTCCGGCTTGGCTTGATAATGAGGTTGTAAGGGTCGGCCGTGGGGTGGTTGTGTTTCATGTGAAAGCAGCGGGAAAAGTATATGTTGAGAAAGACAGATAAAATTCAGCGAAAGTCGAGTATTCTCTTTACATACTAAGGTTGGGATGAATACCTAAGCTATATGGGTCAGAAACTGGTTTACCGCACTTCATCATAAAGCAGCCGAGGGTCGCTATCATAGCGCCATTGTCAGTGCAAAGACGGGGGTCGGTATAGGCAATAGGGCAGGGGAGTCGCTCGGCAAGCTGACGGCGAAGCTCAGCGCTCGCGGCTACTCCTCCGGCAATGACAACGCTAGCCGGCTTAAACTCTTCGTAGGCCAACAGGGTTTTATCAACGACCGTTTCGATAGCGATACGTTGGAAGCTGGCTGCTACGTCGGCCTTCTGAGCCTCAGAGAGTCGTTCTGGTAGGTTTTTGGATGGAAACGTGTGATCTGCACCTATAAGCTGCTGTGCAGTGCGTAAAACGGCTGTTTTGAGCCCGGAAAAACTAAAGTCGTAGCTACTATTTGTACCAGAGTCATGAGTTAAGGAGTAAGAGATAAGAGCTGAATTTGTGTCGCCCTTGGAGACAATGCTATTGCTGGGCTGCGGCGCAGATGCTTTTCTTGTGTGTCTGATTTTTTGTAGCTGAGTGCTAATGTGACTTATCTTGGCTTTGGGGAAATCAAAGGCTTGCGGGTTACCTTCGAGCGCTTTTTTGCCTATGCTTGGGCCACCGGGGTAGGGAAGCCCGACAATTTTTGCGACTTTATCAAACGCCTCGCCAATCGCATCATCATGCGTTTGCCCGAGTAGGGTGTAATCAAAATGGTCATTAAACAAGGCTAACTGCGTGTGACCGCCGCTGACGATCAGGGCAAGGAGAGGGAAGTGGGGTTGGGTAAGGGGAAGTTT encodes:
- a CDS encoding HIT family protein — protein: MKDSIFTKIIKGEIPCHKIYEDAQTLVFLDISPAQPGHVLVVPKKQVEYVWDLEEQDYAALRRTVQKVALHLRTKSGKKHVGEIIVGVDVPHAHVHLIPFNTADQLDVAFHKSSLEPDHVALAVMAKKLRMEDEL
- a CDS encoding HAD-IA family hydrolase gives rise to the protein MDEKRLGAVVQHARRAAGFTQQSLCQRSGLSYSTLAKIERGAIKAPSVFTIQQIATTLGVTLDELLADVSNRPKKPVEKRTSVNGVQFVYFDMNGCLVRGIGKAFAKLAEESGASPDTVETFFWQHNDAVCRGEKTVDELNTALAERLGIIVDWYQYYLDAQEAMPGMNELVAWVSENYRVGILTNTMPGLIQPMLDRGLLPSANYEIIIDSSVVHAMKPEERIYQIAAEKTRLAPNQLLLIDDDRPNLVAAGGQGWNTMKFQSYQPEESIAAIYASLQPVA
- a CDS encoding valine--tRNA ligase, whose translation is MQLPKVYEPGEYENDIYALWEQGGVFVADPSSKKEKFSIAMPPPNETGTLSLGHALFLTLQDIMARYQRQQGKDVLWLPGTDHAALPVNAIIEKQLADEGRTKHDIGREAFLSKTRDFVEQSRGTMLGQMRAMGSSCDWSRLRYTLDDALNRCVNETFVKMYDTGIIYRGHRIVNWDPNLETNVSDDEVVYGEEKGKFYTFRYGPFEIGTARPETKFGDKYVVMHPDDERYAQYKHGDTLDVEWINGPIRATVIKDEAVDPAFGTGVMTITPWHSQVDFDMAERHGLDKEQIIDFHGKLLPIAGEFTGMDIAEARSKIVEKLKHKGLLVGIDENYVHNVAFNERGKGIIEPQVRLQWFVDVNKPAVDWKGKQRSLKEVMQSVIHDGDIEIIPKRFEKIYFHWIDNLRDWCISRQIWWGHRIPAWYRTDTDGKMETYVGLQPPTDESEGWHEWEQDPDTLDTWFSSALWTWSTLVDAELAQDLTIPFDDLLKQSQDFRAYHPTSVMETGWDILFFWVARMVLSTTFMTGEVPFRTVYLHGLIRAEDGKKMSKSRPESIIDPLDVIPKYGTDALRMALIMGVTPGNDQNWGWGKIEANRNFCNKLWNIARYTLDRVGDKTELPNPEPKTDAEHWVLSKLQHTTKIISNHLDAYRFSEAYDALYHFVWDDVADWYIEASKNEKGGEVLPFVLENILKLAHPFAPFVTETIWQVIPWTGVSVLANQPWPKGVRTHKEAATNFENVMAIVTETRELVRDLGLRKPQLYYTDVPFLAANAELIARLAGLAEVLEVSDGSGLHLTSTSYRCWLDVDASVAHAHLEKLVVRIGEELQRIASLKGRLANENYVKHAPKEIVTETKSQLADAEATLERLQVEQRRFAELG
- a CDS encoding tRNA (adenosine(37)-N6)-threonylcarbamoyltransferase complex transferase subunit TsaD codes for the protein MIILGLETSCDETAVAIVQDGDTLLSNVVASSMDLQAQYGGVVPELAARSHIEVINSVLDEALTEAGCTWDDIDGIAVTYGPGLGGSLLIGVLTARTIAIIHNKPLYAINHVEAHVYANFLTTVKKLQARSASDERSELGECEQTVNEAILAPEESQVSLQKQLSEYKLPLTQPHFPLLALIVSGGHTQLALFNDHFDYTLLGQTHDDAIGEAFDKVAKIVGLPYPGGPSIGKKALEGNPQAFDFPKAKISHISTQLQKIRHTRKASAPQPSNSIVSKGDTNSALISYSLTHDSGTNSSYDFSFSGLKTAVLRTAQQLIGADHTFPSKNLPERLSEAQKADVAASFQRIAIETVVDKTLLAYEEFKPASVVIAGGVAASAELRRQLAERLPCPIAYTDPRLCTDNGAMIATLGCFMMKCGKPVSDPYSLGIHPNLSM